The genomic segment gagagcaAGGACGAGCGGAGCACCGTCTGCTGGCCACGGGTCGGGGGCCATTGCTGTGCAGCGCCCGCGGATGCGCCCGGGCAGCCCCGGCGGACGGGGCCTTCCTCCCCCCGCCCCAAGCCAGCCCCGTGATGGGGTCCGATGGACACTCGAGGAGGCGTTGGTTAGCTTGCCCGTGAGATTCTGGGGGAGAAAGCAGCAGGACCTTGGCCCCACTCGTGGCGCCTCCCCCTGGGAACCCAGATGCCAGGGGCGCGCGGCGCAGAGCCTCTTGGCACGCGGATCTCGGAGGCCTGTGCTTAAACCCTCACACAGTGGGGAACCCCTGTTTTTCCCATAATTACAAAAATGTGAATCAGAGCTTTGTATACAATCGTGCTCTTGAACCGGTCCCGGTAGAAATAACAATCACCGCGATAGCCATCCTTcaaccccaccccctcccccaaagCACAGGGGGCACAAGGGGCAGGGGGCTCGGGCCCCGggcggggggcagggggcagggggcagggggctcgGACCCCGGgcagggggcaggaggcagggtgcTGGGGCCCCGGtcggggggcagggggcagggggcttgGGCCCCGGGcggccggccgggccgggccgggccgggcggggcggggcgggcgcgggaGCCGCCCCCTCCGTAAGTCTCCGAGGAGCTCCGTGAGGAGGCGGAGTACCTTGCAGTTAAAAGGCGCGCCGGAGGCGGCAGGGGCTGCAGGCCCGCAGCGTCCGGCGCGCTCGGCTCTCCGCGACTCCCAGCCAGCGCCCGGGAGGCCGGCCCGCGACCAGCCGCCACCCGCCCGAGCGCCCCGCCGTCCTCCCTCGCAGGTGAGCCGTCGGACCGCGAACCCGGATCGCAGCTGGAGGGCCGGCGCCCGGTTCCCACCGCGCTAGTGGGGCCCGGACGGCCAGGGGCTGCGGGACTCCGCGCAGGAGGGACGCGGCCGCGGGCTGCAGGACCCGGCGCGGGGGGCACCCGGGTCCTTGGGCTGGACCCCGCACGCGTTGAGATCCCCGAGCCGTCTCTGTCCCGGGACGGCGGGCCTGGCGCGGAGGGCAGGTGGCGAGAGGGAACCTCAGGAAAGTTCCTCGGGCCGAGTTCTGAAATCCCAACCCGCTGCTCCGCCGGATTCGCCGCGGCGCGCCGCGGAAGGGGACGTGGTGCCCGAGCCCAGAGGCGGTCGTCGGGTCCGGCGGGGACGCGGTGACAAGAGTCCGGGAGGTGGTCGCCGGTCGGGCGCCAGGcgcggggaggggagggagccggGGGCAGCGCCCCCCAATGTGACTGTGAGAGGGTGGCCAGGATTCCTTCGGGGAAATTCTCGCACGGCTGCCCGGTCCTTTAATTGGCCTAAGGCTTAGCTTAGAAAAAAGGGTTTCGTTGGTGAAGCAGGAAGCCCTCGCTGGAGGAAGCCGACCTTTACCTCCCGGCGCCTCTGCAGGAAAGGCTCCAGGGGGAGGTCCGTGCGGACCGCGTGCGCCGCTGCCAACAGGGGCTCGCAGCCCAAGTCCGAGTCGAGATTCTTTCGCCTCTCTTTTTCCCCGAAATTGAAAACGTCCGTTTGCCGGTGATATATTCCAGCTGGAAGGGGAGCTTTAGGACACTTGCTTACCGAGGAGGCCGTGCGCACTGAGAGCCGTGGCCTTAGCGCGGTAGCAGGTAGCATAGGCCTGCCGTGGCCTTCGCGGGGAGAACGCCTTCAGCAGCAGTGCCTCCAGCTTCCCAACAGCTGGACACGAAGACCAGAGACTCTGGCGCTGTGTGGTGTCAGCCATGTCCCCATTTGCCAAACTAGTGTGCAAAGCCCACCACGGGTGGACTCCCGCGAGAGTGGCGGCAGCACTAGTAAACGTCCCCCGCCAAAAAAGCAGGCTGGACAAGAAGCTAAGGGGGGCAAAGAAGACCTGCTGCCTTTTCTGGAACCTGGTGATTCACCCAGTGCCTTCCCTGCAGAGCAGAACCAGCTCCTCCACTGGCTGCTGGCAGGGCTCCAAACAATTGTTGGTGAAGTGGGCCAGGCAGCAGCCTGCCTGCGACCCATGTACCAGGTCAGGAAAAACAGGACAGCAGCCACTTGCTGATTTGAGTATTGACAATTTTATCCTGCTGGTTAGCCCATCTGGGCCTGTTACCCCATCTCATTTGGGATcaaattttaatttgctctttttcccAAAAGGATCTTCCCAAGGTAGTTGTGGCTCAACCAAGAGCTTTCAAAAACAACAGTAATACAGGGCTTACTGCAGACTGCTTTTTTCTTAACTGATGGTGATTGGACTGGTTTCTGGCACAGTGTGGGACCAGTGTTTAGGACTAGGAAGGAGGGCGAATGCGTCAGACCGGCCTGGACTTTTAGTCAGTTGTACTGATGGAACCCATGGCAGTCTATTTCCGCGAGTGTCCTGTTTTCCACTAAGTGCTGATGGAAAACTGAAATGTCTAATTTCATACAATGGCTTAGTTAAAATACAGACTTAGGTTGTGCTGTTGAGGACCTCCCAGACAGTCTGCATTCGAAGGCTTGGGGCTGAACCGGGACTAAAACAGGTTTTTCCAATGATGTTTCTCTTTTTCAAGTTGAGAAGGGCTAAATGTTTCCTCGAGTATATTTCAGTCTTATGTAACTTCCGGGTCCATGACTCTTTAGCATGTCTCTGCTGCCGCCTCTGATCAAGGTGGCACTGGATGGTTTCTTGATGCCCTGATGAGGCACAGTGATGGCCATTCATCCCAGCCTGCTTAGGAAGTCCACTGGGATATAGGACCCAACTTGCTCAAAATGAGGACAGCATTATGCTTTTAAGTAAGAAGGAAGATTCACTACCAGCTTAAATGTGCTAGAAAACAAATTACTCATCAGGATGGGAGAAGGGGGTTGATTGACTCAGATGAAGTATAGCTATGAACAAATGAAGACAGACATAGCCTGGGTTGAAGAGAAGGCCACTGGCTCGTAGGAGACCGATCCACAGGCTTCTCCAAATCCTCTTCAATAAGTAGTACATTACCCCAGCAAGCTTCAACTCTGACCTCCAATACAGTGGCATTAACTGATAGGGCCAGTAATTAGGGAATCACTGAGTTAAATTTTCGGCCATTTTTCATAATGTGCCTCTTTAGAAACACTTTTAAATTAAAGCCATAGCCACAATAAAAATGCTCAGTTGCAACTTATCAAAACAGATATCCCTGAGTACTAACCTGGCAATCACTCACAGCATGACAATAAAGACCACCAATCCATACAcaaaacctaggcaaaaatccATCCTTTTCATTCCAACTGGGAGTGCCTCTGTTTTAAGCTTGACCATTGGTAACAGTCATGTCACCGCTACATCCCAAGTCTGTGAAAattcactgaaatattttaagtgaagTGGCTCTGCAGGAAGACTGCTGATTAGCCTTGAAGGCAGCGCCAATCTCAGCTAGTATCAGTCCCAGTGGCACCACCCAGAACTCAAGGCTCACCAGCAGATGTAGCTGGTGCCTGCCATCACTTGTGCAGAGTGGGCAAGACCCAGGGGGGATCCTGTGGAGGGCTCATTCATCACTACTCAGTGCCTTTAGGTTAGCAAGTTCCTGTGCTTGTGGTGCCCCCCaaccccacaccccacaccccaaGTGCTTACGTGCTGAAGATTGGGTGAATTACTCGGTGAAAAAGTACGCTTTACTAGAGAACACGTTCAAAGTATGTCCAATCCAATGGCAAACTAAGGTGGTTTTGTTTTTACCTttgttggtgaggttgtgtaAGAGCTGGTGTTTGCTCAGGAAGAGATTTAAGAGAACTCTCCCAGATTCTGTCCTGACTACTCACTCCCTTACTGTGttcattttgtcttttccagtGCAAACTGCCCAGAATTAAAAATGGATTGGAGCGCACTGCAGACTATTCTGGGAGGTGTCAATAAATACTCCACCAGTATTGGAAAAATCTGGCTCACGGTCCTCTTCATTTTTCGCATTATGATCCTCGTTGTAGCTGCAAAGGAAGTGTGGGGAGATGAGCAAGCCGATTTTGTCTGTAACACTCTACAGCCTGGGTGCAAAAATGTGTGCTATGACCACTACTTCCCCATATCACACATCCGACTCTGGGCTCTTCAGCTGATCTTTGTGTCCACACCGGCTCTCCTGGTGGCCATGCATGTTGCCTACCAGAGACACGAGAAGAAAAGGAAGTTCATTAAGGGAGAGATGAAAAGTGAATTTAAGGACGTTGAAGAGATCAAAACCCAGAAGGTCCGTATAGAAGGGTCGTTATGGTGGACCTACACCAGCAGCATCTTCTTCCGGGTCATCTTTGAAGCCACCTTCATGTATGTCTTCTATGTCATGTATGACGGGTTCTCCATGCAGCGTTTGGTGAAATGTAATGCATGGCCCTGTCCCAACACAGTGGACTGCTTTGTTTCCAGGCCCACGGAAAAAACTGTCTTTACAGTTTTCATGATTGCAGTGTCTGGAATTTGCATATTGCTGAATGTCACTGAGTTGTGTTATTTGCTAATTAGATACTGTTCAGCAAAGTCCAAAAAACCAGTTTAACACATAACCCAGCTACTAGCTAAAACACAGCATGAAAAGGAGCAGGCAGTCTGTGCTTAGCTCTCAAGGCACAGCCACCAGCACTTCCCGAGATAAAGATTCTTACCTTAAAGCAACCGTTTGAAACCCCTGTAGATTCCAAGTGAAACTCCAGATGCCTCCAAAGGAGCTCTACTCTCCTAAAGCTTCAAAACAAAGCATTAATTCTATGCCCATACTTATTTTTACTAAAAGTAGTGCCAATGAAGCCCCATGCTGGTGGGGTTATGGGTGTTAGTACTTTCACATTTGAAACAACCTATGTgggtgtttttctctttctctgaggaAAGAGAGACACCAGGTCCCGGGAGGATCCCGCCAAGATTTGGTTGGTCTCCTTGTTCCCTTTGCCGTTTTCCCCAAACTGAGGATAAACATAGAGAATCCCATTTCTTCTACTTGCTTTGGAAGTTTTAATCTGTAACGATGGACAAGGTTACCTAATGCTTCAAACTGTTAtactttttttaagtgaaaacttTAAGATATGTTCTTTTGATCTACAAGATGTTCTGATAACCTTTATATGTTCCTCCTATTTCAAAGACTAAATGGTGTAAAATTAGGAATTATCATTGAATTTAAAATATGGCCTCCTAGTTACGAACAATTTGAAATTCCCCAAGATGCTGTCCACTGTGGTATGTAGCACATAAAAGAATTTCAGCCTCTCTCAAGTGAGACAAACTAGAGATTCTCAGTGATAGCTTACACTAGCAAGTGGCCTCATTTCAAAAATTTAGGTAATTTTGCATGAGAAATACAGACTGGATGTACCACTGCTATTACCAAGTACAGACTGGCTCAAGACCCCCTTTTTACCTAACAATGTTTGCTAGTAAATGGCAGGAACACTGATCTCAGGAGATTGCTTGGGAGTATTTTATTGCCACAGTACAATTTAATGGTGCAGAACAACGGGGGGTGTGGGGTAGTTGCTATTTTTAAAGAACCGATTGAAAGGCTTGACTCTAAATTCTGATAATTAAAAATGAGTTTTATCTACTTCAAAAGTTGTTTGCTTCCCTCTTCAGCATCCAATTGTTTTAAGTGAAAATAGaattaatagatttttaaaaatagaaagtagAGTTTAGATAAGTAGCAATTCTATAAGAATATTGAACCCTAATATTATCATTATGCTTGACATGGTTTCCAGAAAATGGTACTTAACACACTTCAGTGAGGGTACACGTTTTTCCGTTGCCAAGAATAGCATTGTAAAAACATtttgtaataataaataatagccTTAATTACATGATTGtaactaaaataattttgtaatgtcccaaatgtcatttaaaatattaaaatataattaattcatATAATAGTTGTTTAAAATCTATTACAGTTTTAATAGAACAGCAGATTTTAATTTCATCTATAGCCAATTTTGTATACGTATGTAATGTTTTACATATTGTAAAACCAAAACGGGTAGGTCACCAGGGTGTATGCCCACCACTCTGAGCTTCTTCTGCTCCCATTATAGAAAGTCCTCTGTCCCCAGAAAGACTGACGGGGAAGGGAAAATGAAAGAGTGTGTCTGCCCTTAACCCATGCTCACCTATAACAGGTTTTTGACGGACACAGGCGCAGTGTGGCGCACGGATTTGTGTGCGGCTTGGAGAATGCTGAGTCTGGTTCGCGTGACCAGATTGGCTCCTGGAAGAATCATGGAAGCTGACACTTTAAAATGTTATtcagttgaaaccacaatgttgttcatgtgaaacctttataagattgtatgtcaatgatattttaatttttttacaaaatgTTATTCGAAGTGAAGTTTGGCTGAGGCGTAAGAAAAATTCTATAAGGTGTCTTTCCTATGGgattttctttctatatattgTATGAAACCAAAGGTGGTCTTATGAAActgctttttattctttggtGCCCACTTCCATGGGAAATAAACCTGATGGGTCAGCctgtccctgtgtgtgtgtgtgactgccaGCCGCCCCCAGCTCACCTACCTGGCCCTCTGGCactgcccctcacccccaccacacCCGGGACAGCCGACAACAGCACATCCTTCCCAGGAGCCTTGGCCCAAGGACTACACAGCATTCGACACATTAATTAAGATGagtattttttggagaaccgCATGCTTTTTCAACGGatttaaaaggacaaaaaccagtcAATTTTCCTCCAGATGATAGAAAAGGAGTAAGAAACAGCCCCTAGCTACATTCTAAAATGCTCTGCACATAGCTTGGTAAAACAGCACacgattttttaaatgcatatgtcTAACTCTTACAAGCTATGAAGATTATAAAGGTTCAAAAGACCAGGTCAAAATAATTACAGACTGCTACCAACCACTTGTTAAGAACTTCCAGAAAGGTTTGGCTACATCCCTGAAATTAGAGCTTGAACTCTGAAAATAATAATCctgaatatatatttatcaagTCATTAACTTACAATCTGTACTAGGTAAGAAaagctctgattttttttttttttttttttaagattctaccAAAGAGCTCTGTGTCATGTTGGCCACATCAAGTCCTCACACAGGCTGCCTTCAGGAGGGGCCTGGTGCTGGCTGGACgcctgtgtgtgtgattctggatGCCCAGGACACAGTGGGTACAGCCCAGCTGCTGATTCTCCCTTGCACGAGGTTTATTAGTAAATTGGGAGCCGTGGTCCCAAACAACTTTCCCTTAAATGTGCAACTGTCAAAAGGTGGGTCTCCGTTGGTATGACAAGATCAGGGTCTACTCAGGGGGACAGCTGTAGACCTCTCCAGGGTGGGCTGGGCCCGAGCTGTCTGTCATTGCTGAGGCTGACCTAATGGTCAGTTGGAGGGCGGCAGGTAAAGGGTTGAGAAGGATCTGTGGTGATGGACAGGAACTCATTTATTTCTCCagacttcattttctttgtctcAAAATGAGCTTACTGAATACTCCCCAAGGTTAATGACAAATAAGATAATTTATGTAAATGCTCTCTACATAGTAAAGCACTAAGTAAAATATTTCTGTCATCTGTTTTCCTTTAGATAGATCCCAAGCTGGAAAACTGATAGCTGGTATTATAGATAGGAGTAACTCAAGCAAAGCTGGAGAAACTGAAAGGTTTAGAAAAATGCACATTTACACAAAGCCTGAAATAAATGCAACGTGGGGAGGAGAGACTAGCTACATAAGGTGGGAGAAGAACGGCTGGGTGCAAATACATCAACGCAAAAAGATAAAGTGAGGACAACTATGTTTACTCTGTAATTAGAGAAAAAGCAACAGTTAATAAAGGATTCCATTCATCTAGTTAGGGCCGCTACAATCTTTACACACACGTTAACACACCTAAATGCAGGTATGtgatctcatttagtcctcacacaGCTCTGTGAAGTGTTGGGCCTTCAGACAGTCATCTTTCTACTGACTGGGTGTCAAAGGGGCAGCTCGGGGGGATGACAAACCACACTCAAAGGACAATAGCAGGTGGTCCTGCGCACAAGATGTGGTCTGGGCTTCTAGACTCCCCTAGCACATTCCATTCCTGAAACAGGTAGCTGACACCACAACTGCTCGTGTTCCCCAAAATCTGTCAGGTTGAGGAGGCAGTCCCAACTTCTGGAGGCATTCCACTCCATGCCTGCACACCTCTACTTTCTCATCTACTCAGCCAACATTTACTGAAAACCAGCTGATTGACAGGAACTACTGGGCACTGGGACTGTGATCAAAACAAAATCTCTGCCTTCATACTGAAGAGGCCAACTATAAACAAATACTGCAGACAGTATATGCTGCAGACAAGCACAACAGAGAAAAGTAAAACAGCATAAGGGAAGAGTGAGGCCATGAAGAGGCAGGTGGTATGGACTGTCCGGGGCCTCTTGAGCATGGGAAGCATCCATCATGGGCTGAAATGGGTCTGCTTAGAACACCTGCCCTCCAGGGCTGCTCTGCCCTTTGGTGCACGCACAGTCAGTCCACATTCTACTTGAGATCCAAGTGCAACCCCAACGTTATTTTCCAGCTCCACAGCTCCACATTCcccatttgctcattcattcattgattcagtaTTAAACAACTTGTGTGTGCCAACCTACCAGGTACAGGaagataagaaagaataaaacacattccCTAATCTCTGGCAGTCAGCTGTGGTAGCTGAACCAGGAGTTTCCAGGCTCCCCTTGAGGAGGAGATATACTCTCTGGCACATCAGGGTCCCTTAGAAGGGAGACGGTACCCATCACGAAGAACAGCACCCCAGCATGGCCATGGATGTGCAACTGGTCTAGATACAGCCTTATTACAAAGTGGTATAATTTTGAGTTAGCCTTTTGACGGCCTTATCGCCTTTCCTCATTTTCAATTAAAAGGCCACCAATGTGCTTTATTTACCTATAGAATGAATATATAAaggcatttacatttaaaattacatatagaCGTATATAAAAAGTCTCAAAGTGAACATCTCACTTCACAGCCCT from the Manis pentadactyla isolate mManPen7 chromosome 2, mManPen7.hap1, whole genome shotgun sequence genome contains:
- the GJB2 gene encoding gap junction beta-2 protein, which translates into the protein MDWSALQTILGGVNKYSTSIGKIWLTVLFIFRIMILVVAAKEVWGDEQADFVCNTLQPGCKNVCYDHYFPISHIRLWALQLIFVSTPALLVAMHVAYQRHEKKRKFIKGEMKSEFKDVEEIKTQKVRIEGSLWWTYTSSIFFRVIFEATFMYVFYVMYDGFSMQRLVKCNAWPCPNTVDCFVSRPTEKTVFTVFMIAVSGICILLNVTELCYLLIRYCSAKSKKPV